From Deltaproteobacteria bacterium, one genomic window encodes:
- a CDS encoding DUF5615 family PIN-like protein, protein MKFLLDQDVYAATGRFLIGLGHDVVTVAKIGLSRSSDSDLLEIAHDQSRIFITRDRDFGGLVFVQGLGAGVIYLRMMPSTQDTTHQELARVLEEHSETELTQAFVVVEPGRHRFRKLG, encoded by the coding sequence TCAGGATGTCTATGCGGCAACTGGCCGATTTCTCATCGGTCTGGGACACGACGTAGTCACCGTCGCTAAAATTGGGTTGTCTCGTTCAAGTGACTCTGATCTGCTCGAGATTGCCCATGATCAAAGTCGCATTTTTATCACCCGCGATAGGGATTTTGGAGGCCTTGTCTTTGTACAAGGTTTAGGTGCGGGAGTGATCTATCTGCGGATGATGCCCTCAACCCAAGATACAACTCATCAGGAATTGGCCCGAGTTTTGGAGGAACACTCCGAAACTGAATTAACACAGGCTTTCGTAGTCGTCGAACCGGGAAGGCACCGGTTTCGGAAACTCGGATAG